TCCGGGACACCTCCTTCGACCGGTTCTCCGGCATGGAAGGCCTCGCGTACAAGACCTGGCGTGCCCGTGAGGGTGCGTGGTTCGAGGGCGTGTACGTGTTCGTCGACGATGCCGCTCGTGCTGCCTTCCAGGAGTCGTTCGCGGCCACCGCGGCGACCGCTCCTGGGTCGCAGATCATCGGGAGCGCACCGGAGCTGATCGAGGAGTGCGAGGTCGTGGCGATCGCGGAGGGTGCGGCGGGCTTCCGGCCCAGCCCTTCGTACGCCTGATCCATCGGGTCCCCGCCGCGGACCGCCGACCGCCGAAGTCCGGCACGGTGATGCGCGGCGGGGATCACGTGTGCCCGCCGCCGGGTCGTACGCGACGTGCAGGCGGCACGCGGCTCGTCAGAGCAGCTCGGCGAGCATCGCCGCCGCACGCTCGGCGCCGTCCGTCTCGACCGGTGGCCCCGCCGGCACGGTTCGCAGCTCGGCGAGCAACGCGTCGGCCAGCAGGTCCGGGTCGGCGGCCTCCTCGTACGCGAGCCGGCGCCCGGCGCCGTACTGGGCGAGCCGCTGCGGCACGTGGACGCTCTGCTCGAAGTGGTGGCGCAGCGGGACGTAGACGAACGGCACGCGCTGCGCCGCGAGCTCCATGCACGTCGTGAGGCCTCCCTGGACCAGCGCGACGTCGGCGGAGCCGAGGTACCGGTGCAGGTCCGGCACGAAGCCGCGGACGCGGACCCCACGGCGACGCGGCAGCGCGCCAGGATCGATCCGGGGCCCGGCGACCACGAGGAACCGCAGCCGGGGCTCCTCGCGGCGCAGCTGCGGCACCGCTTCGAGCACCCGACGGAGCAGCGGCTCACCCACCCCTGAGCCGCCCACGGTGACGACGCACAGCAGCTCGTCGGGCCCGACCCCCACCGATGCGCGCACGGTGGCCCGGTCCGCCTCGCTCACCGCCTCGAACCCGGTGACGTAGCCGGTGAACGCGAAGTGGTCCTGCGTCCAGTCGCGGATCCGCGGCAGACCCGGCCCGAACGTCTGCTCGACGACGTCCGCCGGGTTCCCGACGAACAGAGACCGGTCGCGGACGCGCGAGAGACGGGCCCGCTGCTCCAGCATCTCGGCGTTGTAGTCCGCCGTCAGCGCCGCCTCCGCCGCCCCGCCGTCAGGCATCGGCACCCATCCGACGAAGTCGGTCAGCCACGCGAACGCGAACCTCTTGAGCTCCGGGTTCTCGTGGAGGTGGTGGTCGACGTCCCACGCCTCGTCGCCCACGACGAGGTCGTACGGCTCGTCGCTCACGAGGTCGTCGAACACGCCGAAGTTGGCGACGAGGATCTCGTCCATCCGGCGGATCGCCTGGAAGGCGTGGAGGTCGTGCTCCGCGGCCTCGTCCTCGAAGTGCGCGCACTCGCTGGCCAGGTAGGCCGATGCGGGATGGACGCGCTCGCCCGCGCGCTGGAGCACCGTGGTCGCGGGCTGCTGCGTCAGCCAGTCGACCTGGAGGTCAGGGTGCCTCTTGCGAAGCGCGTCGGCGATGGCGAGGTCACGTCGCACGTGGCCGAGGCCGATCGGGGAGGTGAGGAACAGGGCGCGGGGCTGGCGACGGCGTGCGCGCGTCCACGTCCGTCGAGCAGTGTCGGCCGCATCGGGCCACAGCCGCTCGAGGAAGCCACGCAGCGCGCGGTTGACGGCGACGGGTTCGCGGGTGTGCGGTGCGTGGCCGCCCCCGACGATGGTGAGCAGTGACCCGCCCATGGCATCGGCGAGGGCCAGGGCCTCGCCGGCCGGACGGATGTGGTCGTCGTCGCCGTGGACCACGAGCAGAGGCACGTCGGCGTGGATGACGCGCTGGGCGAAACCGGGGTCACGGCACACTGACCGCGCCAGCTCGGTCTCGACGAGCCGCTCGGGTCCGATCTCGTGTCCCCAGGCCACGCAGTCCTCGATCTGCTTGGTCGAGTGCGGCTCGATGTACATCTGGCCGAAGAAGAAGCGGAGGAACGCGTCGTAGTCACCGTGCAGCCAGTGGTGCCGGTTGAACGACTCCCAGCCGACCGGCACCGGCGTACGTCCCTGGTCGGGGTCTTCGGACGGCTCTGCGCGGTCGGGAGGCTCGGCGAGGAACAGCGCCCGGTCTCGCTGCGGAAGCCCTGGCACCAGCCCCAGGGCGGGGCCGATCGCGACGACCCCGGCGACGCGTTCGGGCGCCTCGAGCGCGAGGGCCAGCGACCAAGCGACGCCGCAGGAGAACCCCACGACGGCGACCGGATCGGTGTCCGTCGGCCCCCGGCGGGTCGCGTCGAGCACGGCCTGCGCGTCGGCGACGAACTCCTCGTCGACGTACGCGCGCTCGCCGACGGGTCGGTCCGAGGCGCCCGACCCGCGACCGTCGAAGGTGATGACACGGAAGCGTCGCGCGAGGAAGGGCACCTGCGCCTTCCACGAGCGCGACGGGATGATCGACCAGGTCGGCATCAGCAGCACGGTGTGCGGCGCGTCCCCGAACACCTCGTACGCCACGTGCACGCCGTCGCGCTCGACGACACCGTGGCTGTCGGGTTCCCTGGCTCGCATGGAGGTCTTCTCCTTCCGGCGACGGACCGTTGCCCCCAGTCTGCGCCTGCAGACGGGGGCCCCGGCCCGCCGTTGTCAGTCGTGGCGAACCCAGGTCCTCACTTGCGGACCGTGATCACCCGGTGGAAGGGCGTCTCGGCGACCGAGGCGAACTGCGTGAACCCCGCGGCCGCGGTGATCTCCCGGATCTTCGCGGGCCCGGCCTGCGTACCGATGGCGAGCCCCACCTCCTGCGAGAGCGAGGCCGGTGTGCACAGCAGCGTCGAGAAGCCGTAGTACGCCCGTCCGACGGGATTGAAGTTGTCCTCGACCCGGTCACCGGCCATCGGCTCGACGATCATCCACACGCCGTCGTCGGCCAGTGCGCCGTACACGTGGCGAGCGGCACCGACAGGGTCGCCCATGTCGTGGAGCGCGTCGAACGTGGTCACCACGTCGTACGCGCCTTCACCGAGCTTCTGCGCCGGCTCCACCGTGAAGCGCGTCCGGTCGGAGACACCGGCGGCCTGGGCGCGTTCGCGGGCGACGTCGATGGATGCGGCGTGGTAGTCCGACCCGACGAACGTCGAGTTCGGGAACGCCTCGGCCATGAGGATCGTCGATGCGCCGTGGCCGCACCCGATGTCGGCGACGGCGGCGCCCGAGCGGAGCTTGTCGGCGATGCCCGCCGCCGGCAGCCAGGCGTCCACGAGGTACGCGAGGTAGCTGGGGCGGAAGAACCGCTCGCAGCCGACGTGCACGTCGCTGTTGTGCTCGTGCCACCCGACACCGGCGGAGTCTCGGGCCGCCTCGACGATGCGGTCGGAGTCGGCGACCGTGCCGAGCGCGATCTGGAAGAGCCCCGGCAGGAAGGCGGGGCTGGACTCGTCCGTGAGCGCGATCGCGTGCTCGGCCGGCAGGACGTACCGCCCGGTGTCGGCCTCGTAGCGGACGAACGAGCCCGCGGCCTGCGCGTTGAGCCACTCACGGGCGTACGGCTCCGCCGTACCCGTCCGCTCTGCCAGCTCCGACGGCGTGAGAGCACCGCCGTCGGCGAGCGCCCGGTAGTAGCCCAGCTTGTCGCCGAGCACGACCAGGGCGGCGTTGAGCGTCGCCCCGACCTCGTCCACGGCGCGGAAGACGAAGGCCATCAGGACGCCTTCGTCGATCTGTTCGGTGTCGACCTGTGCGGTCATGTCACCCTCCTCGGTGAGTCTGTCTCGTGGTGCCGACGCTAGGAACCGGCGGTGTCTCGGCGCATCAGGCGACCCCCCTGGTTCGTGCGAACCACGGACTCGTGGCCTGTCCGACGCACTAGATTCGAGGAATGCTCGTCGGACGGGCGCGGGAGACGGCCGCGATCGCCACGCTGCTGGAGCGGGCGCGAAACGGCACCAGCGGCGCTGCCGTCGTCCTCGGCGAGGCCGGGATCGGCAAGTCGACGGTGCTCAGCCAGGCCGTGGAGGCCGCACGACCCGACGTGCGGGTGCTCGCGACGTCAGGCGCGGTTCCCGAGCGGGACCTGCCGTTCGCCGGTCTTGCCCAGCTTCTGCGACCGGTGCTGGGCCACCTCGACACCCTCCCTGACGTGCAGTCCGAGGCACTGGCCCAGGCTTTGGCGCTTCGGCCAGGAGGCGGTGGTTCCGGGCCGACAGGTCCTGGTGAGCGCTTCGCGATCTCCGCGGCGACGCTCGGGCTGGTGAGCCGGGCGGCCGAGGACCAGCCGCTGCTGCTCCTCGTCGACGACCTGCAGCACCTCGACCGGCCGTCCGTCGACGCGATCCTCTTCACCGCCCGCCGGTTGCTCACCGATGCCGTGGCGGTCGTGGTCGCGGCACGGGTGGGGGAGGGCGTCGACGATCTCGTCACCGGACTGGACCGCATCGAGCTCGGCGGGCTGTCGCGCGAGGAGTGCACCGCTTTGGTGGCACCCCGTGGGCTCACGTCCACGCAGGTCGAGCGGCTCCACGCGGTCAGCGGCGGCAATCCGCTCGCGGCTCTCGAGATGGCTCGCACGCCGGACCTGCTCGCCCGCGATCCTGGCGCGATCCCGGTGCCCCGGCTCATCGAGGAGGCGTTCGCCGGCCGGCTCGGCGTCCTGACGCCGCGGGCCCGCACGGCGATGACGGTGGCGGCGTTGGCCGGCGACGTCGACCTCGCCACGATCGGGCGGGCGTGCGCGGCAGCCGGTAGCGACCTCGGCGACCTCGACGAGGCCGAGAGTGCCGAGCTCGTCGAGGTGGCGAACGACCGGGTCCGGTTCCTGCACCCCCTCATGCGTGCCTCGCTCGTCCAGGGGACCGAGCCCTCCGTACGCCGGCGGCTGCACCGTACGCTCGCGCACGCGCTGCCGGAGGGCGACCTCGACAGGCGGGCCCTGCACCTCTCGGCGTCGACGATCGGGCCGGACGCCGAGGCGGTCGCTGTGCTGGACGCGGCGACGGCATCGGCGGCGCAGCGGCGCGCGTACGCCGTCGCGTCCGGCTGGGGCGAGCGCGCTGCCCACGCCAGCGACGACCCGGAGGAGCGCGCACGTCGGCTCGTGGGAGCAGGGGAGCACGCCTGGCTCGGCGGCCTCGCGGATCGCGCCCTCGAGATCTTCGGCGAGGCGGTCGCGAGCGCACCCTCAGAGGCGAACCGCCGGCGTGCCTTGGCCCTGCGCGGCGTCGTCAGTGCCCGGTGCGGGTCGTTGGTTGAGGCGCGCGACCTGCTCCTCGAGGCGTCGGCCCCGATCGCCGTGGACGATCCCGACACCGCGGTCCTGCTGCTGGCCGAGGCCGCGTACGCGTCCGTCTACCTGTGCGACACGGCCGCAGCGCGCACGGTCGTCTCCCGGCTCGATGCCGTCCACGGCCGGACCGAGCACCCACGCAGCCGGATCATCGGTGATCTCGCCGCCGGCATCGCGCGGGTCATCACCGGCGAGGGCGATGCGGGGACGGCGCTGATCCGTCGTGCCGTCTCCGCCTCGGGGACCGGCGACCTCGTCGGCGACCCGCGGTGGCGAGCGTGGGTCCTCATCGGACCTATGTGGCTGCGCGAGACGGGCGATGCGCGCGCGCTGGTGGAGGCTGTGGTGATCGACGCGCGCGAGCAGGCTGCCGTGGGAACGCTGCCGTTCCTCCTCTTCCACGCCTCGCGCGACGACGCGGCCACCGACCGCTGGACCACCGCCGAGGCCGGGTACCAAGAGGCGATCGCCCTCGCTCGCGAGACCGGCCAGCGCACCGACGAGGCGATCGCGCACGCCGGGCTGGCGTGGCTGCTGGCCCGTCGCGGGCAAGAGCAGGAGATGCGCGCCGAGGCAGAGGAGGCCGAACGCCAGTGCGTGCGCAGCCGCCTCAACTTCGGGAGGACGTGGGTGCGCTTCGCGTGGGGCGACCTCGCGGCGGGGCTCGGCCGGTACGAGACAGCAGTCGGGTGCTATCGCGAGCAGCAGTCGCTCGTACGCCACTTCGGCGTCGACGACGCGGACCTCTCGGCCGTCCCGGAGCTCGTGGACTGCCTCGTACGCGTCGGAGACCTCGACGGCGCCCGTGCTGAGGCGGAGGCGTTCGAGCGCCTCGCAGAGGAGAAGGGACAGCCGTGGTCGCGGGCCCGTGCCCACCGCGCCGTCGCCCTGGCGGGGATCGATCCGGACGAGCGGTACGCCGCGGCACTCCTCGAGCACGCCCGCAGCCCGGACACGTACGAGCGAGCCCGGACGCAGCTGGCATACGGCGCGTTCCTGCGTCGCGCGCGACGACGGACCGAGGCGCGGGAGCACCTGCGGGACGCCGTCGCCACGTTCGACCGGCTGACGGCCGTGCCGTGGGCGGAACTGGCCTCGGCCGAGCTCGCCGCGAGCGGGGAGCGCGTGCAGCGGCGTACGACGGGAGCCGAGCAGCCGCTCACCCCGCAGGAGCTCCAGGTCGCGCGACTGCTGGGAGACGGGCGTACGACCCGGGAGGCAGCGGCGGCGTTGTTCCTCAGCCCGAAGACCGTCGAGTACCACCTGCGGCACGTCTACATCAAGCTCGGGATCTCCACCCGCAGCGAGCTGGCCGACCGGCTGGATGACCTCGGCTGAATCAGCTGGGTCGGAGCTGCGCCACCAGCAGGCCGTCACCGACCGGGAGAAGCGCCGGGACGAACCGCTCGTCCTCGAGCAGTGCGCGTCCGAGATCGCGCACGGCGACGGTGTCCTCGTCGCGACGCGCGGGGTCGGCGACGCGGTCGTGCCATAGGGCGTTGTCGAAGGCGAGCACGCCACCGGGACGCAGCAGGCGAACCGCCTCGTCGACGAACAGCGGGTAGTCGCGCTTGTCGGCATCGACGAACACGAGGTCGTACCCGCCGTCGGCCAGGCGCGGGAGCACCTCGAGGGCGGATCCGGAGATGAGGCGGAAGCGGTTCGCGGCGATGCCGGCCTCGGTGAGCGTCGCACGGGCCAGACGCTGGTGCTCGGCCTCGCGGTCGACCGAGGTCAGGACGCCGTCCGGGCGCATGCCGCGCAGCAGCCACAGCCCGGAGACCCCGGTGCCGGTGCCCACCTCGACGACGGCGCCGGCGTTGGCGACGGCGGCGAGCAGCCGCAGCGCGGCTCCGCCACCGGGCCCGATCGGCGCCACGCCCACCTCGTCCGCGCGGGCGCGCCCGTTCTGCAGGTGCTCGTCCTCGACGACGAACTCCTCGGCGTACAGCCAGCTCTGCGGGGTGATCGCGGTGGCGATGACGGACTCCTCTCGCACGCCGGGGAAGCCCGGCAACCTGGGCCACAGCCTAGGGCATCACCGGCGTGAGACCGGGGATGTCGGGGCCGCCTCGCCGTACCCGCCGTCACCGGGGTGTGACCAAGGTCACCCACGCCCTTCGAGGCCGCGTCCCGTTCGGGCGTCATAGGGAACGCCCAGGCTCGTCTCATCGTTGTCTCAGGTTGACGGGAGACGATCAGGATCCGAGCAGCACAGGAGGTCGTCACACACATGGGCACCACCACGACGCAGCCCGCCGGCACCCCGGCCGGATCCCAGCCTGCGGCGGGAGCCGTCGTCGGCAGCTGGGAAGAGATCGTCGAGCAGCACTCTGCTCGTGTCTACCGGCTCGCCTACCGCCTCACCGGCAACCAGCACGACGCCGAGGACCTCACCCAAG
Above is a genomic segment from Mumia sp. Pv4-285 containing:
- a CDS encoding alpha/beta fold hydrolase, with amino-acid sequence MRAREPDSHGVVERDGVHVAYEVFGDAPHTVLLMPTWSIIPSRSWKAQVPFLARRFRVITFDGRGSGASDRPVGERAYVDEEFVADAQAVLDATRRGPTDTDPVAVVGFSCGVAWSLALALEAPERVAGVVAIGPALGLVPGLPQRDRALFLAEPPDRAEPSEDPDQGRTPVPVGWESFNRHHWLHGDYDAFLRFFFGQMYIEPHSTKQIEDCVAWGHEIGPERLVETELARSVCRDPGFAQRVIHADVPLLVVHGDDDHIRPAGEALALADAMGGSLLTIVGGGHAPHTREPVAVNRALRGFLERLWPDAADTARRTWTRARRRQPRALFLTSPIGLGHVRRDLAIADALRKRHPDLQVDWLTQQPATTVLQRAGERVHPASAYLASECAHFEDEAAEHDLHAFQAIRRMDEILVANFGVFDDLVSDEPYDLVVGDEAWDVDHHLHENPELKRFAFAWLTDFVGWVPMPDGGAAEAALTADYNAEMLEQRARLSRVRDRSLFVGNPADVVEQTFGPGLPRIRDWTQDHFAFTGYVTGFEAVSEADRATVRASVGVGPDELLCVVTVGGSGVGEPLLRRVLEAVPQLRREEPRLRFLVVAGPRIDPGALPRRRGVRVRGFVPDLHRYLGSADVALVQGGLTTCMELAAQRVPFVYVPLRHHFEQSVHVPQRLAQYGAGRRLAYEEAADPDLLADALLAELRTVPAGPPVETDGAERAAAMLAELL
- a CDS encoding class I SAM-dependent methyltransferase is translated as MTAQVDTEQIDEGVLMAFVFRAVDEVGATLNAALVVLGDKLGYYRALADGGALTPSELAERTGTAEPYAREWLNAQAAGSFVRYEADTGRYVLPAEHAIALTDESSPAFLPGLFQIALGTVADSDRIVEAARDSAGVGWHEHNSDVHVGCERFFRPSYLAYLVDAWLPAAGIADKLRSGAAVADIGCGHGASTILMAEAFPNSTFVGSDYHAASIDVARERAQAAGVSDRTRFTVEPAQKLGEGAYDVVTTFDALHDMGDPVGAARHVYGALADDGVWMIVEPMAGDRVEDNFNPVGRAYYGFSTLLCTPASLSQEVGLAIGTQAGPAKIREITAAAGFTQFASVAETPFHRVITVRK
- a CDS encoding helix-turn-helix transcriptional regulator, whose translation is MLVGRARETAAIATLLERARNGTSGAAVVLGEAGIGKSTVLSQAVEAARPDVRVLATSGAVPERDLPFAGLAQLLRPVLGHLDTLPDVQSEALAQALALRPGGGGSGPTGPGERFAISAATLGLVSRAAEDQPLLLLVDDLQHLDRPSVDAILFTARRLLTDAVAVVVAARVGEGVDDLVTGLDRIELGGLSREECTALVAPRGLTSTQVERLHAVSGGNPLAALEMARTPDLLARDPGAIPVPRLIEEAFAGRLGVLTPRARTAMTVAALAGDVDLATIGRACAAAGSDLGDLDEAESAELVEVANDRVRFLHPLMRASLVQGTEPSVRRRLHRTLAHALPEGDLDRRALHLSASTIGPDAEAVAVLDAATASAAQRRAYAVASGWGERAAHASDDPEERARRLVGAGEHAWLGGLADRALEIFGEAVASAPSEANRRRALALRGVVSARCGSLVEARDLLLEASAPIAVDDPDTAVLLLAEAAYASVYLCDTAAARTVVSRLDAVHGRTEHPRSRIIGDLAAGIARVITGEGDAGTALIRRAVSASGTGDLVGDPRWRAWVLIGPMWLRETGDARALVEAVVIDAREQAAVGTLPFLLFHASRDDAATDRWTTAEAGYQEAIALARETGQRTDEAIAHAGLAWLLARRGQEQEMRAEAEEAERQCVRSRLNFGRTWVRFAWGDLAAGLGRYETAVGCYREQQSLVRHFGVDDADLSAVPELVDCLVRVGDLDGARAEAEAFERLAEEKGQPWSRARAHRAVALAGIDPDERYAAALLEHARSPDTYERARTQLAYGAFLRRARRRTEAREHLRDAVATFDRLTAVPWAELASAELAASGERVQRRTTGAEQPLTPQELQVARLLGDGRTTREAAAALFLSPKTVEYHLRHVYIKLGISTRSELADRLDDLG
- a CDS encoding O-methyltransferase gives rise to the protein MPGFPGVREESVIATAITPQSWLYAEEFVVEDEHLQNGRARADEVGVAPIGPGGGAALRLLAAVANAGAVVEVGTGTGVSGLWLLRGMRPDGVLTSVDREAEHQRLARATLTEAGIAANRFRLISGSALEVLPRLADGGYDLVFVDADKRDYPLFVDEAVRLLRPGGVLAFDNALWHDRVADPARRDEDTVAVRDLGRALLEDERFVPALLPVGDGLLVAQLRPS